In Fundidesulfovibrio magnetotacticus, the genomic window CCACCAGGGGTTGCGCTTCTGGGTGATCACATAGCCCAGGCCTTCCACGCCGAAGGAAAGACCCTCGATGACGAAGAACCCGGCCTCCGCGCCGTAGGTGAACATGGAGCTCACGCGGCTGTTGGAGTTGCCGTAGATGCCCACCTTGGGTTCAAGGTAGAACGTGCCCGCATCCAACGTTTTCGCCTGGGCCTGCCCGACGCCCGCCAACAGCGCGGCGGCCAGCAGGGCGAACAGGGTCTTTTTCAGCAGTGCGTACATGGTGTCCTCCTTTGTCTGGTCCGGCCAGACGCATCGCTCTATGCTCCAGGTCGCGGGAGTTGTCCTGGACGTTACGTGGACACTTCATGAAAGAATGTCCATCATCTTCCGTCAGTCAAGAAGGTCTTCGAGGTTTCGCGGCGGGGGCGTCCTTGATGGACGCGCCGGGATGCGCTACCCCCGTGAAGCGTCCGCGCCCTGCCGCCGGGCGACTCCCTCTCCCACGAGGCACCCTCGCGCCGTGACACGCACCCTGCAATCCTTCGCCGTCCTGGCCCTCGCGCTCGTCCTCTGCCTTGCCCCGGACCGGCCCGCCCGCGCGCGCGAGCTGTCCTACACCGTCACGGCCACGCTCCCCCACGACGAGGAAGCCTTCACCCAGGGCCTGCTCTTCGCGCAGGGGCAGTTCTTCGAGAGCACGGGGCTCTACGGGCAGTCCACCCTGCGCCGCGTGGACCCGGCCACCGGCAAGGTGCTGGCCCGGCGCGAGCTGGACCGCAACCACTTCGGCGAGGGGCTGGCCCTGCTGGGCGGCGTGCTCTACCAGCTCACCTGGCGTCAGCGCCTCGTGCTGCTCTACGACGCCGCAACCCTGGAGCCCCGGGGTTCCCTGCCCCTGGAAACCGAGGGCTGGGGCATCGCCGCCACGCCCTTCGGACTGGTGACCAGCGACGGAACCCCGACGCTCACCTGGCGCGATCCGCTGACCTTCAAGCCCGGGCGCAGCGTGGCCGTCACCGACCGCAACCGGCCCGTGGAGCGGCTCAACGAGCTGGAGTGGGCCGAAGGCTGGATACTTGCCAACGTCTGGCACGATGATCGCATCGCCGTCGTCTCGCCCGCCACGGGCAAGGTGGCCGCCTGGATCGCCTGCGCGCCCCTGCGGGCTCGCCTGCCGGGCCTGCCCCGGGAGTCGGACTTGAACGGAGTCGCCTGGGATCCGGCGGCGAAGAGGCTCTACGTGACGGGCAAGAACTGGCCCGCGGTGTTTCAACTGAAGCTGGAGGAATGGCCCGCGCCATGAGAAAGACCAAATGCAAGAATTGCCGCTACTGGAAGGGGCCCATCCCCAGCGAGCGCCGCTACTGTCCTCCCGAGGAGATGGCCAAGGGCGAATGGGGCTACTGCAAGCGCCACGCGCCGAGGCCGCTGGTGGAGAACATCGAATCCCTGCGGGGCAAGTCCTTCGTGGCCGTCTGGCCCGAGACCCAGGCCGAGGACGTGTGCGGCGAGTTCGCCCTGATCCCGCTCCAGAAGGATTGATCGCGCGAAGCTCGGGCGGGCGCTCCCGTCCCCCCGAAAACGGCGGAGCGCCCTGGCCTGTCCGGGCCGCGTTCCGGCCCCCACCGACGGAGGGTTGACCCCATGCGCTACGAGCACTCCCCCAAGGCCCTGGTGATCGCCGGGCCTCCGGCCGCGGGCAAGTCCACCCTGGCCGCGCGCCTGCGGGACGAACTGGGCTACGCGCCCTTGAACCTCGACACCGTGAATGTCGAGGTGGCCGGGCGGCTGGGCCTGACCGTCCCGGACCTGCGCCAGCCCCAGCCCGCCGTGACGGCCGCGTTCAAGGACGTGTTCCTGCGCCAGGTGCGGGAGCAGCGCTACGCGAACCTGCTCCTGGAGGGGAGCCGCGTAAGCCACCCCCACATCTTCGATGCCTTCCGGCACGCCCTGTTCAGCGCCTACGGCGAATACGCGATCCTCTCATGCTTCTACCTCAACCCCGACGAGGAGACGCGCCAGCGGCAGTACCTCCTGCGCCAGGCCCAGCTGGCCAAGCAGGCCGCCAAGTACCGCGACCCCCAGGCCCTGAGCCTGCTCAAGCACGAATACGAGAAGGGCTTCTGCACCTTCCTGGAGCAGCCCCTGCCCGGCTTTGTGGTGGTGGACTCCGCCGAGGACGTGCTGGCCCGGGCGCGCGAACTGCAAAACGCCAGACACCCGGACCTGCCCGACAAATACGGGGACCTGATCCGCTTCATCGCGGAGTCCGGCGCGTACAACCCCTTCTACCAGCGCGTGGAGGTGGAAGGCACGGTGGTGATCCATGGTTTCACGGACTCCCAGAAGTCCTGGGCCAACATCCGCGCCATGGGGGTGGACCTGGCCGGGAAAACGGCCCTGGATATCGGCTGCATGCACGGCTACTACACGTTCAAGCTGGAGGAGGCCGGAGCCGCGCCCCTGGGCGTGGACATCGACGCGCATTCCATCGACGTGGCCCGGGAGGTGGCCCGGGCGCGGGGCTCCAAGGCGCGCTTCGCGGCCGCGAACTCCGAGGACCCCTTCACCGAGACCTTCGACGTGGTGTTCGCGCTCAACGTGCTGCACCGCGTGTCGGACTTCCGCGCGGTGTGCGAGAACATCTTCACGTCCTGCTCGCAGGCCGTGGTGGAGGTGGGCGAGGTGCAGCTGCCGGAGCTCTTCGCCCTGAGCGCGGGCCACGGGTTCAAGCGGGCGCGCTCGCTCAAGTCCCACCGCAGCTCCGACGTGGTGGGCCAGCGGGTGCTGGTGCACCTGGTCAAGGCGGGCTGAGGGCGGGGCGGCGACCTCGCGGGCGCCGCCCTGCAAACCTACCGGACCACCCGCCTGGACTTCGTGGACGCCTGGCTGCTGGCGCGCATGGCCGAGCAGGGCGTCACGGAGATCTACTCGTACGACAGGAAGCACCTTTCAGGCGTGCCCGGCGTGACGCGGCTGGAGCCATAACCTCCCACTGCCGTCCGCGCCGGTGAAACCCGCGAAGCAAATGCGGGTCCAGGGGGATCATCCCCCTGGCGGGTGAGGTCTGGAGAGGGCAGCGCCCTCTCCAGTCCCCGAAGGGTTCTTCGCTCTACAACACCCCGATATCCCAGTTGAACACGCCGCCGCGCTCCTTGCGCTCGATGCTGGCGGGCATGGGTTCGCGCAGGTGGATCAGCTGCACGTAGCCCGCGCGGGCCAGCTCTTCTTCCTTCTCGCGCAGGTCCATCTCCCAGTTGGGGTAGATCCAGAAGTTCTGGCCGTAGCGGGTCACGAAGCAGATCTCGCCCTTGGGGCTCACGATGGGCTCGCAGGACTTCACGTCCTGGGTCATGGTGCGGCTCACGCCCAGGGGCCAGAGGCCGTGGGTCACGATGCCCAGGGGCAGGGGGCTCTGTTTGGGCAGCGCCAGCAGCTCCGCGCCGGAGAGCTCCGGCGAGACCACGGCCCCGTCGAAGCCCATGTCGCGCAGCTTGCCCAGGGCCAGCACGTTGGTCACGTTGGCGAAGGGGCCGCTCCACAGGAGCATCTCGCGGCGCTTGCGGCCCATGAGCCCCAGCTGCCAGGGGGCGTTGAGCACGAAGCGCTTGCCCCCGCGCTTGAGGATGATCTCCAGGATGTCCAGGAAGTCCTTCTCCTCGTTGGGCCACACCACGGGGGGCAGCCACCACCACGTGGAGGCCGCGCGGCCCAGGGGCAGGTGCTGGGTCTTGGTGGCCGAAACCCACACGCCCGCCGCGCCCTTGGCCGGTCCCTTGGGGGGCTGCCGCCAGATGTGCACGCTCTCGGGCTTCACGCCCCGGGCCAGCTTGAAGGGCTTGGGCATCACGGGCTCGAAGGTCGATTCCGGCGCGGGCGCGTCGGGGAGCTTGCGCAGCTTGTCCTCCAGCCCCTGGATGCGGCGCATCAGCTCGGGCTCGCGGCGGTCGATGAGGAAGACGCTCATGCCCGCGCGGGGGCGCTCCTTGCCCTTGCCGGCCAGGGTGAGGTCGTAGCGGCCGCTCTTTGGGGTGTGGCGCGAGATGCGCACCACCTGGTGTCCGGGCTCGTCCTCGTAGCCCAGGCGCAGCAGGTCGCCGGGGAGCAACTCCTGGCGGGGGTTCACGAAATACTTGCGGGCGGCACTCATGGAGAGGCGTCCCACCATCTGGCCGGAGCCGGTCTGGGAGAGGGCGTCCACGGGGTTGCGCGGCTTCTGGGGCAGGAAGGTGTAGTGGGTGGCGGGCCTGCCCAGGGCCTGGCCCAGGTAGTCCATGGCGGCCTTCTTGGCGTGGGGGTCGTCCGGGGCGTCGCGCAGGATGCGGTAGGCCGTGGTGACGTAGTAGACGTAGTGGGGGCCCTTCTTGCGGCCCTCGATCTTCCAGGCCTTCACCTGGGGCATGGTGAGCAGGGCCTTGGCCAGCACGTCCAGGGAGAGGTCCTGGCAGGAGAAGTAGCGCCCGGGCATGCCCTTGCGGGCGAACACGCGGCGGCAGGGCTGCACGCAGCGCCCGCGCAGGCCGCTCTTGCCGCCCAGGAAGCTCGACCACCAGCAGCGGCCCGAGACGTTGTGGCACAGCGCGCCGTGCACGAAGGTCTCCAGGGAAACGCCCTCGGGGCAGGCCTCGGCCATCTGGCGCATCTCGTCCACGTTGAGCTCGCGCGGGAGCACCACGCGGCTGATGCCCAGCGAGGGCATCATCGCCAGGGCCGTGGGCGAGGAGACGTTGGCCAGGGTGGAGAGGTGCAGCTCGCCCTCGAACCCGGCCTGGCGGGCCACGTCGGCCGCGCCCAGGTCCTGGATGATCAGGGCGTGGGGCTTCACGGAGCGGGCCAGGCGGTCCATGAGGCGTCCTGCCTTCACTTCCTCGCCGGGCTTGAGGAAGGTGTTCATGGCCACGTAGACCTTGCGGTCCATGGAGCGGGCCAGGGCCACCAGGCGGGCCAGTTCGCCCACGGAGAAGTTTTCCGCCTGCATGCGGGCGGAGAAGTGCTTGAGGCCGAGGTACACGGCGTCGGCCCCGGCGGAGAGGGCGGCTAGGAGGCTGTGGGCGTCGCCGGCGGGGGAGAGGATTTCGGGAACGTGGTTCATGGACTGGTCTCGCTTGGGAAGCGGGTTCGATCGTCAATCCGCCGAAGGCGGCGGGGCCGGCAACGCATGATGGACGCCCGTGGGCGCGGTTTTCAATCGAGGCGCTGGGCCTATAGCGCCTCGGGCGCGGGATGGCAAGGGGGAATTGGCGGGGTGTGTATTCCTTTTAAGATATTGTGTTGACATAAATTCTTTTGTGCATACAATCTTCACGATCTCCCCGGTTCGGTTCCTGGCTGCCGACCTTGGGAGGCCGAACGGAACGCACACCAAGCAAAAGGAG contains:
- a CDS encoding glutaminyl-peptide cyclotransferase — encoded protein: MTRTLQSFAVLALALVLCLAPDRPARARELSYTVTATLPHDEEAFTQGLLFAQGQFFESTGLYGQSTLRRVDPATGKVLARRELDRNHFGEGLALLGGVLYQLTWRQRLVLLYDAATLEPRGSLPLETEGWGIAATPFGLVTSDGTPTLTWRDPLTFKPGRSVAVTDRNRPVERLNELEWAEGWILANVWHDDRIAVVSPATGKVAAWIACAPLRARLPGLPRESDLNGVAWDPAAKRLYVTGKNWPAVFQLKLEEWPAP
- a CDS encoding methyltransferase, with product MRYEHSPKALVIAGPPAAGKSTLAARLRDELGYAPLNLDTVNVEVAGRLGLTVPDLRQPQPAVTAAFKDVFLRQVREQRYANLLLEGSRVSHPHIFDAFRHALFSAYGEYAILSCFYLNPDEETRQRQYLLRQAQLAKQAAKYRDPQALSLLKHEYEKGFCTFLEQPLPGFVVVDSAEDVLARARELQNARHPDLPDKYGDLIRFIAESGAYNPFYQRVEVEGTVVIHGFTDSQKSWANIRAMGVDLAGKTALDIGCMHGYYTFKLEEAGAAPLGVDIDAHSIDVAREVARARGSKARFAAANSEDPFTETFDVVFALNVLHRVSDFRAVCENIFTSCSQAVVEVGEVQLPELFALSAGHGFKRARSLKSHRSSDVVGQRVLVHLVKAG
- a CDS encoding peptidase U32 family protein; amino-acid sequence: MNHVPEILSPAGDAHSLLAALSAGADAVYLGLKHFSARMQAENFSVGELARLVALARSMDRKVYVAMNTFLKPGEEVKAGRLMDRLARSVKPHALIIQDLGAADVARQAGFEGELHLSTLANVSSPTALAMMPSLGISRVVLPRELNVDEMRQMAEACPEGVSLETFVHGALCHNVSGRCWWSSFLGGKSGLRGRCVQPCRRVFARKGMPGRYFSCQDLSLDVLAKALLTMPQVKAWKIEGRKKGPHYVYYVTTAYRILRDAPDDPHAKKAAMDYLGQALGRPATHYTFLPQKPRNPVDALSQTGSGQMVGRLSMSAARKYFVNPRQELLPGDLLRLGYEDEPGHQVVRISRHTPKSGRYDLTLAGKGKERPRAGMSVFLIDRREPELMRRIQGLEDKLRKLPDAPAPESTFEPVMPKPFKLARGVKPESVHIWRQPPKGPAKGAAGVWVSATKTQHLPLGRAASTWWWLPPVVWPNEEKDFLDILEIILKRGGKRFVLNAPWQLGLMGRKRREMLLWSGPFANVTNVLALGKLRDMGFDGAVVSPELSGAELLALPKQSPLPLGIVTHGLWPLGVSRTMTQDVKSCEPIVSPKGEICFVTRYGQNFWIYPNWEMDLREKEEELARAGYVQLIHLREPMPASIERKERGGVFNWDIGVL